In Planctomycetia bacterium, one DNA window encodes the following:
- a CDS encoding metallophosphoesterase, which produces MARSCLTNRDIPPKMLGLSRPSVRKEMHGPTSAAFFEMKILFATDLHGSEPHFARLTAVAGEVRPDVVVLGGDMLPDDSALDRANMGKGQPSWVRNQFRGIAAGIKSATGGKPILTVFGNHDWGSSVTAMKELAAESLVGILDLTTPAIIDGVTFLGYSSTPPTPWFVKDFERLDMPGDSPPLLGGARWDARFNRPSMLSAETLFNTRSTMKEELADLTAPAGIWVWVAHCPPHASKLDQYHGNHSWGSKAVREALERLQPHLSLHGHIHESPSVTGAIRDAFGRTVAVNPGQTRSVLHYAVIDFDAADGTVGDVRHGQRA; this is translated from the coding sequence ATGGCACGATCCTGTTTGACCAATCGGGACATTCCGCCCAAGATGCTCGGTTTATCCCGGCCCTCGGTGCGTAAGGAGATGCACGGCCCGACCAGCGCCGCCTTCTTTGAGATGAAGATACTTTTCGCCACCGACCTTCATGGAAGCGAGCCGCATTTCGCTCGCCTGACCGCCGTCGCGGGAGAAGTCCGCCCGGACGTTGTGGTGCTCGGCGGCGATATGCTGCCCGACGATTCGGCACTGGATCGCGCCAACATGGGCAAGGGCCAGCCTTCCTGGGTCCGGAATCAGTTCCGAGGCATTGCCGCAGGGATCAAAAGCGCCACGGGCGGCAAACCGATACTCACGGTTTTCGGCAATCATGACTGGGGAAGCAGCGTCACCGCGATGAAAGAGCTGGCCGCCGAGAGTCTGGTGGGAATCCTTGATTTGACCACGCCGGCCATCATAGATGGCGTCACGTTCCTGGGGTATTCCAGCACGCCGCCGACACCGTGGTTCGTGAAGGATTTCGAGCGATTGGACATGCCGGGTGATAGCCCGCCGCTGCTGGGTGGCGCGCGGTGGGATGCTCGCTTTAATCGCCCCTCGATGCTTAGCGCCGAGACGCTGTTCAACACGCGCAGCACAATGAAGGAAGAGCTGGCAGACCTGACGGCGCCGGCGGGAATCTGGGTGTGGGTGGCGCACTGTCCGCCGCACGCGTCCAAGCTCGATCAGTATCACGGCAATCATTCTTGGGGCTCGAAGGCCGTCCGCGAGGCGCTCGAGCGCTTGCAGCCGCACCTTTCGCTGCACGGCCACATCCACGAGTCGCCCAGTGTGACCGGCGCAATTCGCGATGCGTTCGGGCGAACCGTGGCGGTCAACCCGGGGCAGACGCGAAGCGTGCTGCACTATGCGGTCATCGATTTCGACGCCGCCGACGGGACGGTCGGGGACGTTCGTCACGGGCAACGCGCGTGA
- a CDS encoding type I 3-dehydroquinate dehydratase, whose translation MTQLIASITADTASGAAEEIRRARADGATMIELRLDMMDGVADPDVPALREIAVAANVPVLLTLRSTAEGGHWDGSDMDRMSRLIALGGSADYLDIEWASWQRSANLRQKVMLALGRGVEGAPPTDSARRLILSRHDPSGRPRTMQADLLGMMSESACDVPKLAWRARTVRDNFEAFELMRGAPRPMLAICMGDEGLPSRVLAKKFGAFGSFAAIEPGGEAAAGQLTITEMRQRYRWDRIGPATRVYGLLGDPVSHSIGPIVHNAAYDSLSENAVYLPFRVAAGYESFKAFMVEVLARPWLDVRGFSITAPHKENALRCAREIGATIDENAARWGAVNTFVINTDGSLRAANTDGPAVLRCATELLGDSLRGQRVAVAGAGGMGRTVAAVLHEAGADVTVFNRTEERARSVAKGLGCKWEPWDRLLRDPTDLFANGTTLGMETPKAASGQSQTALPVDRLTPGTCVLDTVYGPGSTRVVTEGKRLGCRVLDGKALFAFQAALQQELWFGRSLDESALLNLVESSCSIAIHRRQLPSA comes from the coding sequence ATGACTCAACTCATCGCCTCGATTACCGCGGATACGGCGTCCGGCGCGGCCGAGGAAATTCGCCGCGCGCGGGCGGATGGCGCGACGATGATCGAACTGCGGCTGGACATGATGGATGGCGTCGCCGATCCCGACGTGCCCGCGTTGCGCGAAATCGCCGTCGCCGCGAACGTCCCGGTTCTTCTCACGCTGCGTTCCACGGCCGAAGGCGGGCATTGGGACGGCAGCGACATGGACCGCATGAGCCGGCTGATCGCGCTGGGCGGATCGGCGGATTACCTTGATATCGAGTGGGCATCCTGGCAGCGATCAGCCAATCTGCGGCAGAAAGTCATGCTCGCGCTGGGGCGCGGCGTCGAGGGCGCGCCGCCGACGGATTCGGCACGGCGGCTGATCCTTTCGCGGCATGACCCGTCGGGCCGGCCGCGGACAATGCAGGCCGATCTCCTGGGAATGATGTCCGAATCGGCGTGTGACGTACCGAAGCTCGCCTGGCGCGCGAGAACGGTGCGTGACAATTTCGAGGCATTTGAGCTGATGCGCGGCGCGCCGAGGCCGATGCTGGCCATCTGCATGGGCGACGAAGGGCTGCCTTCGCGCGTGCTGGCGAAGAAATTCGGCGCGTTCGGCTCCTTTGCCGCGATCGAACCAGGCGGCGAAGCCGCGGCGGGACAACTCACGATCACCGAAATGCGGCAGCGCTATCGCTGGGATCGGATCGGTCCTGCGACACGCGTCTACGGATTGCTCGGCGATCCGGTGTCGCATTCCATCGGTCCGATTGTCCATAACGCCGCGTACGATTCCCTTTCGGAGAACGCGGTGTACCTCCCGTTTCGCGTGGCGGCGGGGTACGAATCCTTCAAGGCATTCATGGTCGAAGTGCTGGCTCGGCCGTGGCTCGACGTGCGCGGCTTTTCGATCACAGCCCCTCACAAGGAAAACGCGCTGCGCTGCGCGCGAGAAATCGGCGCAACCATTGACGAAAATGCGGCTCGATGGGGCGCAGTAAATACATTTGTCATTAACACAGATGGATCGTTGCGAGCCGCGAACACCGACGGACCGGCCGTGCTGCGTTGCGCGACCGAACTGCTCGGCGATTCGTTGAGGGGGCAGCGCGTGGCCGTGGCCGGCGCCGGCGGCATGGGGCGAACGGTCGCCGCGGTGCTGCATGAGGCCGGCGCCGACGTGACGGTGTTCAATCGAACGGAGGAACGAGCACGTTCGGTCGCCAAAGGGCTTGGCTGCAAGTGGGAACCGTGGGACCGCCTGCTGCGCGATCCGACGGATCTGTTTGCGAACGGCACCACTCTGGGCATGGAAACACCCAAAGCGGCTTCCGGCCAATCGCAGACCGCGCTACCTGTTGACCGCCTCACGCCCGGGACATGCGTCCTGGATACGGTCTACGGGCCGGGTAGCACGCGGGTGGTCACCGAAGGGAAGCGACTGGGTTGCCGGGTACTGGACGGCAAGGCACTATTCGCGTTTCAGGCGGCTCTCCAGCAAGAGCTGTGGTTTGGAAGGTCGTTAGACGAATCTGCCCTGTTGAATCTGGTTGAATCCTCATGTTCCATCGCGATACACCGCCGCCAACTCCCTTCAGCATAA
- a CDS encoding Nif3-like dinuclear metal center hexameric protein encodes MATAQPLTVAQLCRAMEAIAPSWAAADWDNVGLLVGDPQWAAEYILLTIDLTPAVLDEAVKLGCNSIVSYHPPIFRAVKRFSVSRDTAEGLAAEALSRRIAIYSPHTALDAAPGGTNETLAELAGLTRVQPFSAAAPPAAQCKLVVFVPHESTDAVAEAVFAAGAGRIGAYEKCSYRLSGQGTFFGTDSTNPAVGERGRLERVDETRLEVILPKSRLSQVIEALRAAHPYEEPAFDVYPLEPLADPALGQGRMGSFSKPQALGDLARAMKLAVSAEQVAIVGEPGAQVSRAFVCAGAAGSLPFEVPGVQLGRGDVVITGEIRHHDALRYRRSGACAVALGHWASERPVLIPLSLKLKHHLPGASITMSKADADPFEAA; translated from the coding sequence ATGGCCACGGCCCAGCCGCTTACGGTTGCCCAGCTCTGTCGCGCCATGGAAGCGATCGCGCCGTCCTGGGCTGCCGCGGATTGGGACAACGTCGGGCTGTTGGTGGGCGATCCGCAATGGGCGGCGGAATACATACTGCTCACGATTGATCTCACCCCGGCAGTTCTTGATGAGGCCGTCAAATTAGGTTGCAACTCGATCGTAAGCTACCACCCTCCGATCTTTCGCGCGGTCAAGCGATTCAGCGTTTCACGCGACACCGCAGAGGGTCTCGCGGCCGAGGCACTCTCGCGTCGCATCGCCATTTATTCGCCGCATACCGCGCTCGACGCCGCGCCGGGTGGAACGAACGAAACGCTCGCCGAATTGGCGGGCCTGACGCGCGTTCAGCCGTTTTCAGCCGCCGCTCCACCGGCAGCGCAGTGCAAGCTCGTTGTGTTTGTCCCCCACGAAAGCACCGATGCAGTCGCGGAGGCGGTCTTTGCGGCCGGCGCGGGGCGGATCGGCGCGTACGAGAAATGCAGCTATCGCCTCTCGGGACAAGGCACGTTCTTCGGCACCGATTCAACCAATCCCGCAGTTGGCGAGCGCGGCCGCTTGGAGCGCGTCGACGAAACGCGGCTGGAAGTCATTCTGCCCAAGTCGCGGTTGTCCCAGGTGATCGAGGCGCTCCGCGCAGCCCACCCCTACGAGGAACCGGCGTTTGACGTATATCCGCTTGAGCCGCTGGCGGATCCTGCCCTCGGCCAGGGACGGATGGGGTCCTTCAGCAAACCGCAGGCGCTGGGTGATCTGGCTCGGGCGATGAAACTCGCGGTCTCGGCCGAACAAGTTGCCATCGTGGGCGAGCCGGGCGCCCAGGTCTCACGCGCATTCGTCTGCGCCGGCGCAGCCGGATCACTCCCGTTCGAGGTTCCGGGGGTACAGCTCGGCCGCGGCGATGTGGTGATCACCGGCGAGATCCGCCATCACGATGCGCTTCGCTACCGCCGCTCCGGCGCTTGCGCCGTTGCCTTGGGGCATTGGGCGAGCGAGCGCCCGGTGTTGATTCCGCTTTCACTCAAACTCAAGCATCATCTGCCCGGCGCTTCGATCACCATGAGCAAGGCCGACGCCGATCCATTCGAAGCCGCCTGA
- a CDS encoding OmpA family protein — MTGMTRGRLSLFVLAGAVTAFSAIGCGPDAKDRKIEDLTAENNSLKSELEDRDRRLNDSLVKENEARSTIDELNQQLAKMRAEGAKGGDVDGWVTMKNFDMISIPGSVLFESGKADLTPAGRTKLQQIASDIRAKYPDRDIYVFGHTDDQPIRKSKWKDNWELGAHRSLTVIRAMRDAGIPNEYLVQANCSQYRPRVANSGEKNRLQNRRVEFYAVPRRGGDIVEKTARSSSDE, encoded by the coding sequence ATGACAGGGATGACACGCGGACGATTGTCTCTTTTTGTGCTGGCCGGAGCGGTCACCGCTTTTTCCGCCATCGGCTGCGGTCCGGACGCCAAGGATCGCAAAATCGAAGACCTGACGGCGGAGAACAACAGCCTCAAGAGTGAATTGGAAGATCGCGATCGGCGGCTGAATGATTCGCTCGTCAAGGAGAACGAAGCCCGCTCCACCATTGACGAGTTGAATCAGCAACTCGCGAAGATGCGTGCCGAAGGCGCCAAGGGCGGCGACGTCGACGGCTGGGTCACCATGAAGAACTTCGACATGATCTCGATTCCCGGCTCGGTCTTGTTTGAATCGGGCAAGGCAGACCTGACGCCGGCTGGCCGCACCAAGTTGCAGCAGATCGCCTCGGATATTCGCGCGAAGTACCCGGATCGTGACATTTACGTCTTCGGCCACACGGACGATCAGCCGATCCGCAAGAGCAAGTGGAAGGACAATTGGGAGCTGGGCGCGCATCGTTCGCTGACGGTCATTCGCGCCATGCGGGATGCCGGCATTCCGAACGAATATCTCGTGCAGGCGAACTGCAGCCAGTACCGCCCGCGCGTGGCCAACAGCGGCGAGAAGAACCGGTTGCAGAATCGTCGCGTCGAGTTTTACGCGGTTCCGCGGCGCGGTGGCGACATCGTCGAGAAGACCGCTCGCAGCTCAAGCGACGAGTAA
- a CDS encoding A24 family peptidase, with protein sequence MGVLGALVGSFLNVVIFRLPRGLSVSSPAWSFCPRCEKRLLPWHNVPIFGWLFLRGRCHFCEQPIPVVYPVVECLTALTFVITWDACFIGRADVAAGAEPVHWAYAASLIVMYAGLIATAGMDIESYSLDIRVPLFTLAVSAILRGLQGLAEPHQIGNNSLPPGLTCVALAGGAGWLLGWPLTRHLARRPTDEDATGNSESAPLGQGSDSAGRETTATNPDGSVTAPCQAAVPLESAPASFQPLPVILLAAALLGLVVWVAAAPQWPTQLAAFHAGQVRGLVAVSIFLIVMILASMVARDADDEIVTTLERERVSARAIALRELICLVPAVAAGIGVFALLRGKEWLGLEWAALLRQFMGIEGSLTGATAGFVGASQALADAAIAAALGWAVRIGGTLAFGKEAFGTGDIYLMAAIAAAGGWFMMLIAFFASALLALVGVIATSMHKSARAIPFGPWLGLGALAALYLERPLTGWFGPAGGMIWGWLTGQNRIGTW encoded by the coding sequence GTGGGCGTTCTCGGGGCACTCGTCGGCAGCTTTCTGAATGTTGTCATCTTTCGACTTCCCCGCGGCTTGTCGGTCTCTTCACCGGCGTGGTCGTTTTGTCCGCGTTGCGAAAAACGCCTGCTCCCATGGCACAACGTGCCGATCTTCGGTTGGTTATTTCTGCGCGGGCGATGCCACTTCTGCGAGCAGCCAATTCCTGTTGTTTACCCCGTCGTGGAATGCCTGACCGCGCTCACGTTTGTGATCACGTGGGATGCCTGTTTCATCGGACGGGCCGACGTCGCTGCGGGCGCTGAACCAGTCCATTGGGCCTATGCGGCGTCGCTCATCGTGATGTACGCGGGCCTGATCGCTACCGCCGGGATGGACATCGAGTCGTACTCGTTGGACATTCGCGTCCCGCTTTTTACCCTCGCCGTCTCGGCCATTCTCCGGGGTCTTCAGGGCCTCGCCGAGCCGCATCAAATCGGTAACAACAGTTTGCCGCCGGGTCTAACGTGCGTTGCCTTAGCGGGGGGGGCCGGATGGTTATTGGGTTGGCCGCTGACCCGGCATCTTGCAAGGCGCCCGACCGATGAGGATGCGACCGGGAATTCCGAGTCGGCGCCACTGGGACAAGGCAGCGACTCCGCAGGGCGTGAAACAACGGCAACAAACCCGGACGGATCCGTGACAGCTCCCTGTCAAGCTGCCGTCCCGCTGGAGTCAGCGCCCGCCTCGTTTCAGCCGTTACCGGTAATTCTCCTTGCGGCGGCTTTACTGGGCCTGGTCGTCTGGGTCGCCGCAGCCCCGCAGTGGCCGACGCAACTCGCGGCTTTCCATGCAGGCCAGGTTCGCGGGTTAGTCGCCGTTTCGATTTTTCTGATCGTCATGATCCTCGCTTCCATGGTTGCACGCGATGCGGATGACGAAATCGTGACAACGCTGGAGCGCGAGCGGGTCTCTGCTCGTGCGATCGCACTGCGGGAGCTGATTTGCTTAGTCCCGGCAGTGGCGGCCGGCATCGGGGTGTTCGCCCTGCTTCGCGGCAAAGAGTGGCTCGGCCTTGAATGGGCGGCGCTGCTGCGGCAGTTCATGGGTATCGAGGGCAGCCTCACCGGCGCGACGGCGGGTTTCGTTGGCGCGTCGCAAGCCCTCGCGGATGCGGCGATTGCCGCGGCATTGGGATGGGCCGTTCGCATCGGCGGGACGCTTGCATTCGGCAAGGAGGCATTTGGGACGGGGGACATTTACCTGATGGCCGCCATCGCGGCCGCCGGCGGCTGGTTCATGATGCTGATCGCCTTTTTCGCGTCGGCTCTGCTGGCTCTGGTCGGCGTTATCGCGACCTCCATGCACAAGTCGGCGCGAGCGATTCCGTTCGGCCCCTGGCTGGGACTGGGGGCCTTGGCCGCACTGTATCTGGAGCGACCTCTGACAGGTTGGTTCGGCCCGGCGGGGGGTATGATCTGGGGTTGGCTGACTGGGCAGAATCGGATCGGAACCTGGTAA
- a CDS encoding aminotransferase class IV, protein MSDRREWVYLNGELVPADAARISVFDAGFTHAAGIFETFRVYRRKPFRLRPHLDRMFATAAALELVVPFDAGELARAVDDLLAANNLTDARMRITATPGSVPRPGLINPAGEAEHRPTILITSQPLQPYPPELYRFGMRVCISPYRTSRLDPLAGHKTLSYLPRLLSMRDAQQRGCQESLWFNTDNLLAEAAFSNAFIVHEGRLLTPPTTTPVLPGITRQAVIELARANGIDVAETPIDINMLLAASEVFLTASVLEIMPVTAIEKHTVGDGAPGPVTGKLTSLFDILVASECPD, encoded by the coding sequence ATGTCTGATCGTCGCGAATGGGTTTATCTCAATGGCGAGCTTGTCCCGGCCGATGCCGCGCGAATCAGCGTGTTTGACGCCGGATTCACCCATGCTGCCGGCATCTTCGAAACGTTCCGCGTCTATCGTCGAAAACCGTTTCGGCTTCGACCTCATCTGGATCGCATGTTCGCGACGGCTGCGGCGCTGGAGCTGGTCGTCCCCTTCGACGCAGGGGAACTGGCTCGCGCGGTGGATGATCTGCTGGCCGCCAACAATCTGACCGATGCTCGAATGCGCATCACCGCAACACCTGGGAGCGTGCCACGCCCCGGATTGATCAACCCGGCGGGCGAAGCCGAACATCGCCCAACGATCCTGATTACCTCACAACCACTGCAACCGTATCCGCCCGAACTGTATCGCTTTGGCATGCGCGTCTGCATCAGCCCCTATCGAACCAGCCGGCTCGACCCGCTCGCGGGCCATAAGACGCTTTCCTACCTGCCGCGTCTGCTTTCGATGCGCGATGCACAACAGCGCGGCTGCCAGGAATCGCTCTGGTTCAACACCGACAACCTGCTCGCCGAGGCGGCATTCTCGAATGCGTTTATTGTTCACGAAGGCCGCCTGCTCACGCCGCCGACAACCACACCCGTTCTGCCCGGCATCACGCGCCAAGCGGTCATCGAACTGGCTCGCGCGAACGGCATCGACGTTGCCGAAACGCCGATCGACATTAACATGCTGCTGGCTGCGAGCGAAGTTTTCCTGACCGCGAGCGTGCTGGAGATCATGCCGGTGACCGCCATCGAAAAACACACGGTGGGAGACGGCGCTCCCGGTCCTGTCACGGGGAAACTGACCAGTTTGTTTGACATTCTCGTCGCCTCGGAGTGCCCCGACTGA
- a CDS encoding protein kinase, producing MAADSRASDVNDPGRRVCVTCPSCEAAYKIAPRLVGRRLVCKNCRHEWRAREVDPSSLSEIRRRSIQDVAAARTDPPSSAQAPLEGSSPPRAGAPSVAIDTSLIGRTLGRYRILSILGQGGMGVVWRGHDDVLNRDVAIKLLSRKRRPDGDSTCLNTELFMQEARAVAKLQHPAVVSIFEIAEDDSRIFFALELMEGGTLKEYIDRHGKIPPARVFELMIGPAKALALAHKNRIIHRDVKPGNLMFDDHGHLKLMDFGLADVAHESASRRIRGKAVGSLGWIAPETAKGQGTTSLSDIFSFGLVMLYAMTGSPPIHADSRSKLIELHQNPPLPRLEEIPGLTEAGAALLRKCLAVDPAQRYTSADELAVALERVAAEDPQAKSRQRRTAASIAISGSIIGALLGTAAVLWYFIDMNSQIDEYSQPIIETVAKQTVSDAPIMRDDGAGRNASSDVAPRDPGPSALKPDSTKHTPPNISTEPVRYASLDEAKVPWPQVPYLLDIPNIHYVASRSGAVFHLASADCGRSIFASNLVIFASPAKAMEEGRRPCPRCKPDARSRSPVVMSREEPGE from the coding sequence ATGGCAGCAGATTCCCGCGCTTCAGACGTGAATGATCCCGGTCGCCGGGTTTGCGTCACCTGTCCATCTTGCGAAGCAGCGTACAAGATCGCGCCGCGCCTCGTTGGCCGTCGTCTCGTCTGCAAGAATTGTCGTCACGAGTGGCGCGCCCGGGAAGTTGATCCATCTAGCCTGTCAGAGATTCGCCGTCGCAGCATTCAGGATGTCGCCGCGGCCAGGACCGACCCGCCGTCATCCGCCCAAGCGCCGCTTGAAGGTAGTTCGCCGCCGCGCGCCGGCGCGCCGAGCGTCGCCATCGACACGAGTCTGATTGGCCGCACGCTGGGCCGCTATCGCATCCTGTCCATTCTTGGCCAAGGCGGCATGGGAGTGGTATGGCGCGGCCACGATGACGTGTTGAATCGCGATGTGGCCATCAAGCTTCTTTCCCGCAAGCGCCGGCCCGACGGCGATTCGACCTGCCTGAACACGGAGTTGTTCATGCAGGAAGCGCGCGCCGTGGCGAAGCTGCAACATCCCGCAGTCGTCTCGATTTTCGAGATTGCCGAAGACGACAGCCGCATCTTTTTCGCCCTCGAACTGATGGAAGGCGGCACGCTGAAAGAGTACATCGATCGGCACGGAAAAATCCCCCCCGCACGCGTGTTTGAACTGATGATCGGTCCGGCCAAAGCGCTCGCCTTGGCACACAAGAACCGAATCATTCATCGCGACGTAAAGCCCGGAAACCTGATGTTCGATGACCATGGGCACCTCAAGCTCATGGACTTCGGTCTGGCCGACGTGGCACACGAGTCAGCCAGCCGGCGCATCCGAGGCAAGGCCGTCGGCTCGCTGGGCTGGATCGCGCCGGAGACCGCAAAGGGTCAGGGGACAACCAGCCTTAGCGATATCTTCAGCTTCGGCCTGGTCATGCTCTATGCCATGACCGGCTCACCACCGATCCACGCCGACAGCCGTTCGAAGTTGATCGAGCTGCACCAGAACCCGCCGCTTCCCAGGCTGGAAGAGATCCCAGGTCTGACCGAAGCCGGGGCTGCGTTATTGCGAAAATGCCTCGCCGTTGATCCGGCGCAGCGGTACACCAGCGCGGACGAACTGGCGGTTGCCCTGGAGCGAGTCGCAGCCGAAGACCCGCAAGCCAAATCTCGTCAGCGACGCACGGCCGCGTCGATCGCCATTTCGGGTTCCATCATCGGCGCACTGCTCGGAACGGCTGCGGTGCTCTGGTACTTCATCGATATGAATTCGCAGATCGACGAGTACTCACAGCCGATCATCGAGACCGTCGCCAAGCAGACGGTTAGCGATGCCCCGATCATGCGTGACGATGGGGCCGGTCGGAACGCATCGAGCGATGTCGCGCCGCGCGATCCGGGACCCTCTGCGTTGAAACCCGATTCTACGAAGCACACTCCGCCCAACATCTCGACCGAGCCTGTGAGGTACGCATCCCTCGACGAGGCAAAGGTGCCGTGGCCCCAGGTGCCCTACCTGCTTGACATCCCGAACATTCACTACGTGGCCAGTCGATCGGGGGCGGTGTTTCATCTCGCCAGCGCCGATTGCGGCCGAAGCATCTTCGCCTCCAACCTGGTGATCTTTGCGTCGCCGGCCAAGGCCATGGAAGAGGGCCGCCGACCCTGCCCGCGCTGCAAGCCGGATGCACGCTCGCGTTCGCCGGTGGTCATGAGTCGTGAAGAGCCCGGGGAATAG
- a CDS encoding shikimate kinase codes for MNVFLIGYRGSGKSTTGAILARRLGWTFVDLDELIEKQAGKSIVELFRDEGEDAFRQRERAALESIRRQKQQVIALGGGAIISPEVRTLVKRMGKAVWLQAPAAILHSRLQKDAKAGKVRPELLPGGGLQEVETKLNERAPLYRAVANHIVDSVSTPPEDIAESIELWLDANDADAAADEPPTKL; via the coding sequence GTGAATGTTTTTTTGATCGGCTATCGCGGTTCCGGCAAGAGCACGACCGGGGCTATCCTCGCGCGCCGGCTTGGATGGACATTTGTCGATCTGGATGAACTGATTGAGAAGCAGGCTGGAAAATCGATCGTGGAACTCTTCCGTGACGAGGGGGAAGATGCCTTCCGCCAGCGAGAGCGGGCAGCCCTGGAAAGCATTCGCCGTCAGAAGCAGCAGGTCATCGCCCTGGGAGGCGGAGCGATCATCAGCCCCGAGGTGCGTACCTTGGTCAAGCGAATGGGCAAGGCGGTTTGGCTTCAGGCGCCGGCGGCGATCCTGCATTCACGGCTCCAAAAGGACGCAAAAGCCGGAAAGGTCCGGCCCGAGTTGCTCCCCGGTGGCGGGTTGCAGGAAGTCGAGACGAAGCTGAACGAGCGTGCTCCGCTCTACCGCGCCGTGGCGAACCACATTGTGGACTCGGTGTCCACGCCGCCCGAAGACATCGCCGAATCCATTGAGCTATGGCTTGATGCGAACGACGCCGACGCGGCCGCGGACGAGCCGCCGACCAAACTCTGA
- a CDS encoding peptidylprolyl isomerase — protein sequence MRDRLVQPASSPATEQNAAPPPATRSAFSRPIASVNGEPIDRAEFTAKLMEARGLAFLQQELLLRLARQETARLGLSVSQTDFDREYDLTLQADRFNGKDPDPLTPARKEQLVEEWTRSRGVSRTELHLAMQRQAYLRKIVESRLKITDEMIEQEFARVHGERVEVRHIQIAAPRFWKEIKQRLDQGERFEDLVMKFSQNIISREKLGMLPPFSRTDPTVPSIFVDVAFKLKPGEVSNLLEAEGSYHVLKLERLIPADDLPLDDTERHHLRRILTARLAAEEMERLGRSLLLSARISVEDRVLREQYEARHREGQLTGPPLSP from the coding sequence GTGCGCGATCGACTTGTGCAACCTGCCTCGTCCCCGGCGACGGAACAGAACGCCGCGCCGCCGCCGGCAACCCGTTCCGCGTTCAGCCGCCCCATCGCTTCGGTCAATGGCGAGCCGATTGATCGAGCCGAGTTCACGGCGAAGCTGATGGAGGCCCGCGGGCTGGCGTTTCTTCAGCAGGAGCTGCTGCTGCGCCTGGCGCGGCAGGAGACGGCCCGCCTGGGCTTGTCGGTTTCGCAAACCGATTTCGACCGGGAGTACGATTTGACGCTCCAGGCCGATCGATTCAACGGCAAGGATCCCGATCCCCTCACGCCGGCGCGCAAGGAACAACTGGTCGAAGAATGGACGCGATCGCGCGGAGTTTCGCGAACCGAATTGCACCTCGCCATGCAGCGCCAGGCGTACCTTCGCAAGATCGTCGAAAGCCGATTAAAGATCACCGACGAAATGATCGAGCAGGAGTTCGCTCGCGTGCATGGCGAGCGCGTCGAGGTGCGGCACATCCAGATCGCCGCGCCGCGATTCTGGAAGGAGATCAAACAGCGGCTCGATCAGGGCGAGCGGTTTGAAGATCTCGTGATGAAGTTCAGCCAGAACATCATCTCGCGGGAAAAGCTTGGCATGTTGCCGCCCTTTTCGCGAACCGATCCGACCGTGCCTTCGATCTTTGTCGACGTCGCATTCAAGCTGAAGCCTGGGGAGGTTTCAAACCTTCTGGAAGCCGAAGGGTCGTACCACGTTTTAAAACTGGAACGGCTGATACCGGCTGACGACCTTCCGCTCGATGACACGGAGCGTCACCATCTGCGTCGCATCCTGACGGCTCGGCTCGCGGCAGAAGAAATGGAGCGGTTGGGGCGTTCACTCTTGCTTTCCGCGAGGATCTCGGTCGAAGACCGGGTTCTGCGAGAGCAGTACGAAGCGCGCCACCGCGAAGGCCAGTTGACCGGCCCGCCGTTGTCGCCCTAG